The Hahella sp. HNIBRBA332 genome window below encodes:
- a CDS encoding VOC family protein, which translates to MKLTAIHHAAIICSDYAASKRFYAEVLGLKILAENFRAQRNSYKLDLQLPDGSQVELFSFPDAPPRPSYPEARGLRHLAFVTPSVEEAKAYLESQGVAVEDIRVDEYTGKRFTFFADPDDLPLELYEA; encoded by the coding sequence ATGAAACTCACCGCCATTCATCATGCCGCTATTATTTGTTCGGACTATGCGGCGTCAAAACGCTTTTATGCGGAAGTGCTGGGGCTGAAAATCCTGGCTGAGAATTTTCGCGCGCAACGAAATTCATACAAATTGGACCTGCAACTGCCGGACGGTTCTCAGGTTGAACTATTCTCCTTTCCTGATGCGCCGCCTCGTCCCAGCTATCCCGAAGCGCGTGGATTGCGCCATCTGGCCTTTGTCACGCCGTCGGTAGAGGAAGCCAAGGCGTATCTGGAATCCCAAGGCGTGGCGGTGGAGGATATCCGAGTGGATGAATACACCGGTAAGCGCTTCACTTTTTTTGCAGACCCGGATGATCTGCCGCTGGAGTTATATGAGGCGTAA
- a CDS encoding alkaline phosphatase, with protein MLRRIHSWKLLASAAAISALMAGCQSTMDKKTTAKEPEVKNVIMMIGDGMGPQQIGLLHEYAVNAPDSIYHGQLTGMQKFMGAGVLGLSRHTPAYNLVVDSACSATQLATGEPAPSEVIGVDKVGNHVETVLEKAKRMGKSTGLVSDTRLTHATPASFAAHRAHRSMENQIAEDMLANQVDVMLSGGLRHWLPKSVNDKGELYHQLEKQTEGAVQLKSKRKDDKNLLAEADSMGYQLAFNRHQLDAAKGDKLLGLFNYSGMMNGIRYTHSKDDPKRTEPSLKEMTMKALDILSRNEKGFFLMIEGGQIDWAGHDNDAGTMLHEMLKFDETINYVYEWVKNRQDTLVIITADHETGGFGFSYSRSDIPEGEPLNGEAFKEAAYAPNFNFGSFETLSKLYQQKMSFPDLFAQYDGDKQSPEALMKLVNANNAFPITLEQAKAVLEQEPNYFQVDGHDYLSAKMFPKVNDFKSFYVYGQEVRHDLLGRAMAESQNIVWATGTHTSTPVPVVAFGPASATEGFSKMLHHTDIGQLAKSAIH; from the coding sequence ATGCTAAGAAGAATACATTCTTGGAAACTATTGGCCAGCGCAGCAGCAATTTCGGCCTTGATGGCGGGATGTCAGTCCACCATGGACAAAAAAACCACCGCCAAGGAACCGGAAGTTAAAAACGTGATCATGATGATCGGCGACGGCATGGGGCCGCAGCAGATCGGATTGCTGCACGAATACGCCGTCAATGCGCCTGATTCCATTTACCACGGTCAGCTCACCGGCATGCAGAAGTTCATGGGCGCCGGCGTCCTGGGTCTGTCCCGCCACACTCCCGCTTATAATCTGGTTGTCGACTCCGCCTGTTCCGCCACGCAATTGGCGACTGGCGAACCTGCGCCATCCGAAGTCATCGGCGTAGACAAAGTGGGTAACCATGTTGAAACCGTACTGGAGAAAGCCAAGCGTATGGGTAAATCCACCGGCTTGGTTTCCGACACCCGTCTGACTCACGCCACGCCTGCGTCTTTCGCCGCTCACCGCGCGCATCGCTCCATGGAAAACCAGATCGCGGAAGATATGTTGGCCAACCAGGTGGACGTCATGCTGTCCGGCGGACTGCGTCACTGGCTGCCCAAGTCCGTGAACGACAAAGGCGAGCTGTACCACCAATTGGAGAAGCAAACCGAAGGCGCCGTGCAGTTGAAGTCCAAGCGTAAAGACGACAAAAACCTGCTGGCGGAAGCTGACTCAATGGGATATCAGCTGGCGTTCAACCGTCATCAGCTAGACGCCGCCAAGGGCGATAAGCTGTTGGGCCTGTTCAACTACTCCGGCATGATGAACGGCATCCGTTACACACACAGCAAAGACGATCCCAAGCGCACCGAACCGTCACTGAAAGAAATGACCATGAAGGCGCTGGACATTCTGTCCCGTAACGAAAAGGGATTCTTCCTGATGATCGAAGGCGGCCAGATCGACTGGGCGGGCCACGACAACGACGCAGGCACCATGCTGCATGAGATGCTCAAGTTCGACGAAACCATCAACTACGTTTACGAGTGGGTGAAGAACCGTCAGGACACCTTGGTCATCATCACCGCCGACCATGAAACCGGCGGCTTTGGCTTCAGCTACTCGCGTTCCGACATCCCTGAAGGCGAACCGCTGAACGGCGAAGCGTTCAAAGAGGCGGCCTACGCGCCTAACTTCAACTTTGGTTCGTTCGAGACCCTGAGCAAGCTGTACCAGCAAAAAATGAGCTTCCCGGACCTGTTCGCTCAGTACGACGGCGACAAACAATCCCCGGAAGCACTGATGAAGCTTGTGAACGCTAACAACGCCTTCCCCATCACCCTGGAGCAGGCCAAAGCGGTTCTGGAGCAAGAGCCTAACTACTTTCAGGTTGACGGCCACGATTACCTGAGCGCCAAGATGTTCCCGAAAGTGAATGACTTCAAGTCGTTCTACGTGTACGGCCAGGAAGTGCGCCACGACCTGTTGGGTCGCGCCATGGCCGAAAGCCAGAACATCGTCTGGGCTACCGGCACTCACACCAGCACGCCTGTGCCGGTTGTGGCGTTTGGTCCCGCCAGCGCGACGGAGGGTTTCTCCAAGATGCTGCACCATACTGATATCGGACAACTGGCCAAGAGCGCCATTCATTAA
- a CDS encoding nitrate reductase, whose protein sequence is MTSNRTLHTTCAYCGVGCGIQAQVIDSTTRQARIAGDRSHPANFGRLCSKGAALADTLTLQGRLLQPEVNGETVSWDAALDLVATTLSATVREHGPESVAFYLSGQLLTEDYYVANKLMKGFLGSANVDTNSRLCMSSSVAGHKRAFGADVVPGCYEDLEQADLIILTGSNTAWCHPILYQRVKAAKQQRPQMKVVVIDPRRTATCDIADLHLPLQPGTDAWLFNGLLAYLARLGALDYEYLEQHTEGFGRAIKTARAEGTADIVSVARHCGLKEGEVAAFYDWFRRTPKTVTAYSQGVNQSSSGSDKVNAIINCHLATGRIGKPGMGPFSLTGQPNAMGGREVGGLANQLAAHMDFTPDNIERVGRFWNATRMASQPGLKAVDLFDAVADGRIKAIWIMGTNPVVSMPDADKVAQALSRCDKVIVSDCMRRTDTTEYANILLPALGWGEKDGTVTNSERRISRQRAFLPAPGEAKADWWIVSAVAQRMGFGAAFNYRNSRDIFIEHAALSGFENTPEQTQRAFDISALETLTDAAYDALEPIQWPVNAATPHGAARLFQDGGYFNPNHKALLLPITPQSPQGKRDERLPFALNTGRIRDQWHTMTRTALAPQLNAHLGEPYCAMHPQDAQRLGIEQNDLVRLRSHYGALIARADLTDEQQPGQLFVPMHWTAQYSAAGRVGALVNPVTDPHSGQPESKHTPVTAERFEAAWHGFIFSREEINLEGAPYWTKIRGARFYRYEIAGTAPIEDWNQWARALLSPSEQSENEWLEYQDCATGKYRSACFTGDRLTACLFIGPTPDLPERSWLASLFDLDALTHNDRLGLLAGVPRSDAPQAGRTICACFGVGENTLRQTIREKGLQTVEAIGQCLNAGTNCGSCIPELQKLL, encoded by the coding sequence ATGACTTCTAATCGCACTCTACACACGACATGCGCGTACTGCGGCGTGGGTTGCGGCATTCAGGCGCAAGTGATCGATTCAACGACGCGTCAGGCCCGCATTGCCGGCGATCGCAGCCATCCCGCCAACTTCGGACGTTTGTGCTCGAAAGGCGCCGCGCTGGCGGACACGTTGACCTTGCAGGGCCGCTTACTGCAGCCGGAGGTCAACGGCGAAACCGTGTCCTGGGACGCCGCGCTGGACCTTGTCGCAACCACTCTCAGCGCCACCGTGCGCGAACATGGCCCCGAGTCCGTCGCGTTCTATCTCTCCGGCCAATTGCTGACGGAGGACTATTACGTCGCCAACAAGCTGATGAAAGGCTTCCTTGGCTCCGCCAACGTGGACACCAATTCACGTCTGTGCATGTCCTCATCCGTGGCAGGACACAAACGCGCTTTCGGCGCGGATGTCGTACCGGGATGCTACGAGGATCTGGAGCAGGCCGACCTGATCATCCTGACCGGCTCCAATACTGCTTGGTGTCATCCGATCCTTTATCAACGCGTTAAAGCCGCCAAACAGCAGCGCCCACAAATGAAAGTGGTGGTGATTGATCCCCGTCGCACCGCCACCTGCGACATCGCTGACCTGCATCTACCTCTGCAGCCGGGAACCGACGCCTGGCTGTTTAACGGCTTACTGGCTTATCTGGCGCGTCTGGGCGCGCTTGATTACGAATACCTTGAGCAACATACCGAGGGATTCGGTCGCGCGATCAAGACCGCCCGCGCCGAAGGTACGGCGGATATCGTCTCCGTGGCCCGGCATTGCGGCTTGAAAGAAGGCGAAGTGGCGGCGTTTTACGACTGGTTCCGTAGAACGCCCAAAACCGTGACGGCCTATTCCCAAGGCGTCAATCAGTCCAGCAGCGGCAGCGACAAGGTCAACGCCATCATCAATTGCCACCTGGCCACCGGACGTATAGGCAAGCCCGGCATGGGACCATTTTCTCTCACCGGCCAGCCCAACGCCATGGGCGGTCGCGAAGTGGGCGGGCTGGCCAATCAACTCGCCGCGCATATGGATTTTACCCCGGATAATATCGAACGGGTCGGCCGCTTCTGGAACGCCACACGCATGGCAAGCCAGCCCGGCCTGAAAGCCGTGGATCTGTTCGACGCCGTGGCGGACGGCCGCATCAAGGCCATCTGGATCATGGGCACTAATCCTGTGGTCAGCATGCCGGATGCGGACAAGGTCGCCCAGGCGCTTTCCCGCTGCGACAAAGTGATCGTGTCCGACTGTATGCGGCGCACCGACACCACGGAATACGCCAACATCCTGTTGCCGGCCCTCGGCTGGGGCGAAAAAGACGGAACCGTCACCAATTCCGAGCGGCGCATCTCCCGCCAGCGCGCCTTTCTGCCCGCTCCCGGCGAGGCTAAAGCGGACTGGTGGATTGTCAGCGCGGTGGCGCAACGCATGGGTTTCGGCGCCGCCTTCAATTATCGCAACAGCCGGGATATTTTCATTGAGCACGCCGCCTTGTCCGGGTTCGAAAATACGCCAGAGCAAACACAACGCGCTTTTGATATCTCCGCGTTGGAAACTCTGACTGACGCCGCTTATGACGCGCTAGAACCGATACAGTGGCCGGTTAACGCCGCCACGCCCCATGGCGCCGCCAGATTGTTTCAGGACGGCGGTTATTTTAATCCGAATCACAAGGCGCTCCTGCTGCCGATTACGCCACAGTCGCCGCAGGGAAAACGGGATGAGCGCCTGCCTTTCGCACTCAACACCGGCCGTATTCGCGATCAATGGCACACCATGACCCGCACCGCCCTGGCGCCGCAACTGAACGCTCACCTGGGCGAGCCTTATTGCGCCATGCATCCGCAGGACGCACAGCGGCTTGGAATCGAGCAAAATGATCTGGTCAGACTCCGCTCCCATTATGGCGCTCTCATCGCCAGAGCCGACCTGACGGACGAGCAACAACCCGGACAACTGTTCGTCCCCATGCATTGGACGGCGCAATACAGTGCGGCGGGACGGGTCGGCGCCTTGGTCAACCCTGTGACCGACCCTCATTCCGGACAGCCCGAGAGTAAACATACCCCCGTAACAGCGGAGCGCTTTGAAGCGGCCTGGCACGGCTTTATTTTCTCCCGGGAAGAAATAAACCTGGAAGGCGCGCCCTACTGGACCAAAATCCGCGGAGCCCGCTTCTACCGTTATGAGATCGCAGGGACTGCGCCCATTGAGGACTGGAACCAATGGGCGCGCGCCCTGCTGAGTCCGTCGGAACAGAGTGAGAACGAGTGGCTGGAGTATCAGGACTGCGCGACGGGCAAATATCGCAGCGCCTGCTTTACTGGCGACCGTCTGACAGCGTGTCTGTTTATCGGTCCTACGCCAGATTTGCCTGAACGCTCCTGGTTGGCGAGCTTGTTCGATCTGGATGCACTGACCCACAATGACCGCCTCGGCCTGCTCGCCGGTGTTCCTCGCTCCGACGCCCCCCAGGCTGGCCGCACCATTTGCGCCTGCTTCGGCGTAGGAGAAAATACCCTGCGTCAGACGATTCGGGAAAAGGGGCTGCAAACGGTGGAAGCCATTGGCCAATGCCTGAACGCCGGCACTAACTGCGGCTCCTGTATCCCGGAGCTGCAAAAGCTGCTGTAG
- a CDS encoding ABC transporter substrate-binding protein encodes MSTYNAFRALALFLTTLFLSNLAAAQTDIVFCSDNNYWYPFTYVDEQGEAAGMHVDIVKKAAESLGYKVEFKPMLWQECLDSARGNLVHGVVTASYKKERAEYMNYPADAATAQRSASRVAQVEYIVVVSSDAKYEYKGDLNTLPEPVRVARGYSIVSTLRESNRRIYESQTGELRNIEKLAKLGSGSVITTPEVYQHLMRQAEYKTKLKSDLNPLSSKSYHLTFAKGSPLTTAEQTAIWKEISRLRDDPEYMSALTAKYLK; translated from the coding sequence ATGTCGACATACAATGCCTTCAGAGCGCTGGCGCTTTTTCTTACTACTCTCTTCCTTTCCAATCTCGCCGCCGCGCAAACAGATATCGTCTTCTGTAGCGACAACAACTACTGGTACCCATTCACCTACGTAGACGAGCAAGGCGAAGCCGCAGGCATGCATGTAGACATCGTGAAAAAAGCCGCCGAAAGCCTGGGCTATAAAGTCGAATTCAAACCTATGCTGTGGCAGGAGTGTCTGGATTCCGCCCGTGGCAACCTGGTGCACGGCGTCGTCACCGCCTCTTACAAAAAAGAGCGCGCGGAATATATGAACTACCCCGCCGACGCCGCCACCGCGCAGCGCTCCGCCTCGCGGGTAGCGCAAGTGGAATATATTGTCGTGGTGTCCAGCGACGCCAAATACGAATACAAGGGCGATCTCAACACGCTGCCGGAGCCGGTGCGCGTCGCCCGCGGTTACTCCATCGTCAGTACGCTGCGGGAGTCCAACCGGCGCATATATGAGAGCCAGACCGGAGAACTGCGCAACATCGAAAAGCTGGCCAAGCTGGGGAGCGGTTCGGTGATCACCACCCCGGAAGTTTACCAACACCTGATGCGGCAGGCGGAATACAAAACCAAACTGAAATCCGACCTCAACCCCCTCAGCAGTAAATCCTACCATCTTACTTTCGCCAAAGGCTCGCCCCTCACCACCGCAGAACAAACCGCCATCTGGAAAGAGATTTCGCGTCTGCGGGATGACCCTGAGTATATGAGCGCGCTGACGGCCAAGTATCTGAAATAA
- a CDS encoding response regulator has product MDKIIISHVGLMEKDLVLLRNLSHLDETWFGNFQLASEPGTMEGQILLVDVDKPESRSLWQRMKAASHFEKTIVISRSKQPVDDDAIHLTRPLIFRRLREALQQATQSDQQEAKTHVKNILVVDDNLPVRTFMKQKLHEILDFEAGVDVAESGEEALLKVRDCRYDLVFMDVMMPGMDGYQACRSIKQQVKTKVVMLTSKSSTLNRVKAKMSGCDGYITKPPEDRELAEVVRRYLGATKTETLIFPQLAALGR; this is encoded by the coding sequence ATGGACAAGATTATTATTTCGCATGTGGGGCTAATGGAGAAAGACTTGGTCCTGCTTCGGAACCTGTCTCATCTGGACGAAACCTGGTTCGGAAACTTCCAGCTGGCCAGCGAGCCAGGCACCATGGAAGGTCAGATTCTACTGGTGGATGTTGATAAGCCAGAAAGCCGCAGCCTTTGGCAAAGAATGAAGGCCGCCTCCCATTTCGAAAAGACCATCGTCATCAGCCGTAGCAAACAGCCTGTTGACGACGACGCAATTCACCTGACTCGCCCTCTGATTTTTCGTCGCCTGCGCGAAGCATTGCAGCAGGCCACGCAATCGGACCAACAAGAAGCGAAGACCCACGTAAAGAACATTCTCGTTGTCGACGACAACTTGCCGGTGCGCACCTTCATGAAACAGAAGTTGCACGAAATCCTGGATTTCGAAGCTGGCGTGGATGTGGCGGAAAGCGGAGAGGAAGCGCTGCTGAAAGTGCGTGACTGCCGCTACGACCTGGTGTTCATGGATGTGATGATGCCTGGCATGGATGGTTATCAGGCTTGCCGCTCAATCAAGCAACAAGTGAAAACCAAAGTGGTGATGCTGACCAGCAAATCATCCACGTTAAACCGCGTCAAAGCAAAAATGTCCGGGTGTGACGGTTATATCACCAAGCCCCCGGAAGACCGGGAACTGGCGGAAGTCGTACGCCGCTATCTCGGCGCAACCAAAACGGAAACGCTCATATTTCCACAATTAGCAGCTCTAGGGAGATAA
- a CDS encoding NarK family nitrate/nitrite MFS transporter: MSSDKLNILDLSQGGVRTLHYTWFAFFLTFVMWFSHAPMKPFIVEAFNMSNEQWKALLILNVALTIPARIVIGMLVDKFGPRAVYSLLLMISAFLCWGFAFSTTFEQLALFRFLCGFIGAGFVIGIRLVGEWFPAKTVGVAEGVYGGWGNFGSTAAAWTLPSIAAYIYGGDEGWRYAIATTGVVAFFYGLLFYRKVRNTPKGSTYFKPKKSGGLEVSSWKDFWFYIAMNLPMYIALAVLTWKLSPAGLGLLSDSTASILWAGLVALFIVQFWQIYNVNHERLKQGVPEMQRYKFKQVAVLDWAYFVTFGSELAVVSMLPAFFMETFGLSPVQAGLLGGAFALMNLVARPGGGLLSDRFGRKKTLSILIAGLAVGYLLLSQISAAWMIPAAVAAVMLCSFFVQAGEGAVFAMVPLVQRRMTGQIAGMAGAYGNVGGVTFLTVYSFVDASTFFMAIAGAAAVCFLAVQFLDEPEGHMVEVGEDGSVQLIEVN, from the coding sequence ATGTCATCCGATAAACTCAATATTTTGGATCTGTCCCAAGGGGGCGTCCGAACCTTGCATTACACCTGGTTCGCGTTTTTCCTCACGTTCGTCATGTGGTTTTCCCACGCGCCGATGAAACCATTCATTGTGGAAGCATTCAATATGTCCAATGAGCAGTGGAAGGCGCTGTTGATTTTGAACGTGGCGCTGACCATTCCCGCGCGTATTGTCATTGGCATGTTGGTGGATAAGTTCGGCCCGCGTGCGGTGTACAGTCTGTTGTTAATGATTTCCGCTTTCCTGTGTTGGGGATTTGCGTTTTCCACCACCTTTGAGCAGCTTGCTCTGTTCCGGTTTTTGTGTGGATTCATCGGCGCGGGTTTTGTCATCGGCATCCGTCTGGTCGGAGAGTGGTTTCCCGCCAAAACCGTTGGCGTGGCGGAAGGCGTCTATGGCGGTTGGGGGAATTTCGGCTCCACCGCGGCGGCCTGGACGCTGCCATCAATCGCCGCTTATATCTATGGCGGAGATGAAGGATGGCGTTATGCGATCGCCACCACTGGGGTCGTCGCCTTCTTCTATGGACTGCTGTTTTACCGCAAAGTTCGCAATACCCCAAAAGGCTCTACTTATTTCAAACCCAAGAAGAGCGGGGGACTGGAGGTCAGTTCCTGGAAAGACTTCTGGTTTTACATCGCCATGAACCTGCCCATGTACATAGCTTTGGCGGTGTTGACCTGGAAGCTGTCTCCCGCCGGTCTGGGACTGCTATCCGACTCTACGGCTTCGATTTTGTGGGCGGGGCTGGTGGCGTTATTTATCGTCCAGTTCTGGCAGATCTACAACGTCAATCATGAGCGCCTGAAGCAAGGCGTGCCGGAAATGCAGCGTTATAAGTTCAAGCAGGTGGCGGTGTTGGACTGGGCGTACTTCGTGACCTTCGGATCGGAGTTGGCGGTAGTGTCAATGTTGCCCGCTTTTTTCATGGAAACCTTTGGTCTGTCGCCAGTGCAGGCGGGTCTGTTGGGAGGCGCTTTCGCCCTGATGAACTTGGTGGCCCGTCCTGGCGGCGGTCTGTTGTCGGATCGCTTTGGCCGCAAGAAAACCTTGTCTATCCTGATTGCGGGCCTGGCGGTGGGGTATTTGCTGCTGAGTCAGATTTCTGCAGCCTGGATGATCCCGGCGGCGGTGGCGGCAGTCATGCTGTGCTCCTTCTTCGTGCAGGCGGGGGAAGGGGCGGTGTTCGCCATGGTGCCGCTAGTGCAGCGCCGTATGACCGGACAAATCGCGGGTATGGCGGGCGCCTACGGCAATGTGGGCGGCGTGACTTTCCTGACGGTGTATTCATTCGTCGATGCATCCACATTTTTTATGGCCATTGCAGGAGCGGCGGCAGTTTGTTTTCTCGCCGTGCAGTTTCTCGATGAGCCTGAAGGGCATATGGTCGAAGTGGGCGAAGACGGCAGCGTGCAACTGATTGAAGTGAACTGA
- the nirB gene encoding nitrite reductase large subunit NirB, translating to MKEKLVVVGNGMAGMRTVEELLKIAPDKYDITVFGSEPHGNYNRIMLSPLLSGEKTLEDIMINDMEWYKTHNITLHAGWEKRALKVDRRNKIVYAADGTEAAYDRLLLSTGSNPFIIPVPGKDLKGVITFRDISDVDTMLSAAKSKQHAIVIGGGLLGLEAANGLLKHGMDVTVVHNLEILMNRQLDGPSARFLQAALEERGMKFRMSANTSCLEGDEHGSVKAIKFDTGETLPADIVVMAVGIRPNTELAQSCGLYCERGVVVNDTMQTFDPSIYAIGECVQHRGELFGLVAPIWDQAKVCANHLAGYGIGIYKQKEVSTKLKVTGIDVFSAGNFLGDNDSENIVFQDPKRGVYKKVVIREDKIIGSVMFGDTGDGSWYFQLMRDKTNISDFRDTLLFGQHLVGDSGRQGINAVAELPDDTEICGCNGVCKGDIVKAITDNKLFTLDDVRAATKASASCGSCTGLVEQVLAATVGGDYSTAPSEKPLCKCTGYGHDTVRKTILDNGLKTFHEVAAFMEWSKPDGCHVCRPAINYYLVCAWPDQKVDDPRSRFINERVHANIQKDNTYSVVPRMWGGLTTPNELRAIADAADKYKVPCVKVTGGQRIDLLGVKKEDLPHIWKDLNDAGMVSGHAYGKALRTVKTCVGSEFCRFGTQDSTGMGVKLEKMTWGSWTPAKVKMAVSGCPRNCAEATIKDFGVVAVDSGWELYVGGNGGMKVRVSDFLVKVATMDDVMEYAGAFMQMYREQGHHNERTAPWVERVGLSYIKSELVDNPEQRKAFHTRFLASQTLAQIDPWAERAAQGVEKQEFIPLTQLN from the coding sequence ATGAAAGAAAAATTAGTCGTCGTCGGAAATGGAATGGCTGGAATGCGGACTGTCGAGGAGTTGCTAAAAATAGCGCCGGATAAATACGACATCACCGTGTTCGGATCAGAGCCTCACGGCAATTACAACCGCATCATGTTGTCGCCGTTGTTGTCCGGAGAAAAGACGCTCGAAGACATCATGATCAACGACATGGAATGGTACAAAACTCACAACATCACCTTGCACGCCGGATGGGAGAAGCGGGCGCTGAAAGTGGATCGCCGTAATAAGATTGTGTATGCGGCGGACGGGACAGAAGCGGCCTATGACAGGCTGCTGCTGTCCACCGGCTCCAACCCCTTCATTATTCCTGTACCAGGCAAAGACCTGAAAGGCGTCATCACCTTCCGTGATATTTCCGATGTGGACACCATGCTGTCCGCCGCCAAATCCAAACAACACGCCATCGTTATCGGCGGCGGCCTGCTCGGTCTGGAAGCCGCCAACGGATTGTTGAAGCACGGTATGGACGTCACTGTCGTGCATAACCTGGAAATTCTGATGAATCGCCAGCTGGACGGTCCCTCCGCCCGCTTTCTGCAAGCGGCCCTGGAAGAGCGCGGCATGAAGTTCCGCATGTCCGCCAACACCTCTTGCCTGGAAGGCGATGAGCACGGCAGCGTCAAAGCCATCAAGTTCGACACCGGCGAGACGCTTCCTGCGGATATCGTGGTGATGGCTGTCGGCATTCGTCCCAACACCGAGCTGGCGCAATCCTGTGGTTTGTACTGTGAACGCGGGGTGGTGGTCAACGACACCATGCAAACCTTCGACCCCAGCATCTACGCCATTGGCGAATGCGTCCAGCACCGGGGAGAATTATTCGGCCTGGTGGCGCCCATTTGGGATCAGGCCAAAGTCTGCGCCAACCATCTGGCGGGCTACGGCATCGGCATCTACAAACAGAAGGAAGTCTCCACCAAACTCAAAGTCACCGGCATCGATGTGTTTTCCGCCGGCAACTTCCTGGGGGACAACGACAGCGAAAACATCGTGTTTCAGGACCCCAAACGCGGCGTTTATAAAAAGGTGGTGATCAGAGAGGACAAAATCATCGGTTCTGTGATGTTCGGCGATACCGGCGACGGCTCCTGGTACTTCCAGCTGATGCGCGACAAAACCAACATCAGCGACTTCCGCGACACCTTGCTGTTCGGTCAGCACCTGGTGGGCGACTCGGGCCGCCAGGGCATCAACGCCGTGGCGGAACTGCCTGACGACACGGAAATCTGCGGCTGTAACGGCGTTTGCAAAGGCGATATCGTCAAAGCCATCACCGACAACAAGCTCTTTACCCTGGACGATGTGCGCGCCGCCACCAAGGCGTCCGCGTCCTGCGGCTCCTGCACCGGGCTGGTGGAGCAGGTTCTGGCGGCCACCGTGGGCGGCGACTACAGCACCGCGCCCAGCGAAAAGCCGCTCTGCAAATGCACTGGCTACGGCCATGACACTGTCCGCAAAACCATTCTCGATAACGGCCTGAAAACCTTCCATGAAGTCGCCGCCTTCATGGAGTGGAGCAAGCCGGACGGTTGCCACGTCTGCCGTCCTGCCATCAATTACTATCTGGTTTGCGCCTGGCCGGACCAGAAAGTGGACGACCCACGTTCCCGCTTCATCAACGAGCGGGTGCACGCCAATATTCAGAAAGACAACACCTATAGCGTCGTGCCGCGCATGTGGGGCGGCCTCACCACTCCCAACGAGCTGCGCGCTATCGCCGATGCGGCGGACAAATACAAAGTGCCCTGCGTAAAAGTCACCGGCGGCCAGCGTATTGACCTGCTCGGAGTCAAGAAAGAAGACTTGCCCCATATCTGGAAAGACCTGAACGACGCCGGCATGGTTTCCGGTCACGCTTACGGTAAAGCATTGCGCACCGTGAAGACCTGCGTCGGCTCGGAGTTCTGCCGCTTCGGCACCCAGGACTCCACTGGCATGGGCGTCAAGCTGGAGAAAATGACCTGGGGCTCCTGGACGCCCGCCAAAGTGAAAATGGCGGTATCCGGCTGCCCGCGCAATTGCGCCGAAGCCACCATCAAAGACTTCGGCGTGGTGGCGGTGGACTCCGGCTGGGAGCTTTATGTGGGCGGCAACGGCGGAATGAAAGTGCGCGTTTCCGACTTCCTGGTGAAAGTCGCCACCATGGATGACGTCATGGAGTACGCCGGCGCCTTCATGCAGATGTACCGAGAGCAGGGCCATCACAACGAACGCACAGCGCCCTGGGTGGAACGTGTCGGTCTCAGCTATATCAAGTCCGAGCTGGTGGACAACCCGGAGCAGCGCAAGGCGTTTCACACCCGCTTCCTGGCCTCGCAGACTTTGGCGCAGATCGATCCCTGGGCGGAACGGGCGGCGCAAGGCGTGGAGAAACAGGAGTTCATTCCTCTCACTCAATTGAACTAA
- the nirD gene encoding nitrite reductase small subunit NirD, with protein sequence MTQWIEVGSLEEIPRLGARVVQSRFGDLAVFRTKDDKVFALRDKCPHKGGALSQGIVHGDNVTCPLHNWVISLQNGEAQGYDTGCTRTFQVRMEGRQIFVALTATEESD encoded by the coding sequence ATGACACAGTGGATCGAGGTAGGCAGTCTTGAAGAAATACCGCGTCTTGGCGCCCGCGTAGTGCAGTCCCGTTTCGGCGATCTGGCGGTGTTTCGCACCAAGGACGACAAAGTGTTCGCCCTGCGCGACAAATGCCCGCACAAGGGCGGCGCGTTGTCCCAGGGGATTGTGCACGGCGACAACGTCACCTGCCCGCTGCATAACTGGGTAATCAGCCTGCAGAACGGCGAAGCCCAGGGTTATGACACCGGCTGTACGCGAACTTTCCAGGTGCGTATGGAAGGCCGGCAAATATTCGTGGCCCTCACCGCCACGGAAGAGAGCGATTGA